Proteins encoded in a region of the Paenibacillus pedocola genome:
- a CDS encoding FecCD family ABC transporter permease, producing MNRFQASPAVKPRRSRDITIISLLAILIIVMFVISMNTGLMRLSPLDVLHTLLGGGTEQQKLILFDFRLPRIVISILVGAGFAVSGCILQGLSRNALAEPSTLGINAGAGFAVIIFISFVPDTTAAHIYVLPLMALVGAVLTAALIYGLSYRREDGLSPTRMILIGIAVGAGIYAFQLILSLRLDPQNFQFVSIWLAGKIWGGDWRFVLALLPWIVILLPYTFYKSRVLNLLSLGDQTSAGLGLPVEKERILLLAAAVILSGACVAVSGGIGFVGLIAPHLARRLVGPKHQVLLPACALVGALLLITADTIARWILQPAELPTGIVVAIIGAPYFLYLLARSKA from the coding sequence ATGAACCGATTCCAAGCCTCTCCCGCAGTGAAGCCGAGACGCAGCAGGGACATCACTATAATATCGCTGCTGGCTATTCTCATTATTGTCATGTTTGTTATCAGTATGAATACAGGACTCATGCGCTTGTCGCCGCTTGATGTCTTACATACATTGCTTGGCGGCGGAACTGAGCAGCAGAAGCTCATTCTGTTTGATTTCCGTCTGCCGCGCATCGTAATTTCAATACTCGTTGGTGCAGGCTTTGCTGTATCAGGCTGCATCCTGCAAGGTCTGTCGCGCAATGCCCTGGCCGAGCCATCCACACTGGGCATCAATGCTGGTGCGGGATTTGCTGTCATCATTTTTATCTCGTTTGTACCGGATACAACCGCTGCTCATATTTATGTACTTCCGCTGATGGCACTGGTTGGAGCTGTGCTTACTGCAGCACTGATTTATGGTTTGTCTTACCGCCGTGAAGACGGCTTGTCACCCACCAGAATGATTCTGATTGGGATTGCAGTAGGAGCTGGTATCTACGCTTTCCAGCTGATTTTATCCTTAAGGCTGGATCCGCAAAATTTTCAATTCGTGTCGATTTGGCTGGCCGGTAAAATCTGGGGCGGGGATTGGCGGTTTGTACTTGCTCTTTTGCCTTGGATTGTCATTCTGCTTCCATATACCTTCTACAAGTCCCGGGTGCTTAATCTGTTGAGTCTCGGCGATCAGACCTCGGCTGGGCTGGGGCTGCCGGTGGAGAAGGAACGTATCCTGCTGCTGGCTGCCGCAGTCATTCTGTCAGGTGCCTGTGTTGCCGTAAGCGGCGGTATTGGATTCGTGGGTCTAATCGCACCTCACCTGGCCCGCAGGCTGGTTGGTCCGAAGCATCAGGTACTGCTGCCGGCATGCGCATTAGTGGGCGCCCTGCTGTTAATTACCGCTGACACCATCGCCCGGTGGATTCTGCAGCCCGCGGAATTACCAACCGGTATCGTTGTGGCGATCATCGGCGCACCGTATTTCTTATATTTGTTAGCCAGATCAAAGGCCTGA
- a CDS encoding iron-hydroxamate ABC transporter substrate-binding protein, whose product MFLFDQKKSGSRKLVLAGLLTMTVFLSACGNNNNGNAANSSAAPAATAEATTAPTETAAPAAEKTVTDAMGHKVTVPANPQRVLGSYLEDYLVTLGVTPVAQWSVSNGIQDYLSDALKDVPTISYDLPLEAVTSFAPDFHIVQSEGSVQNGLYDQLNKIAPTYVLGDEISKDWRKTLLTIGELLNKTPEAEQAIAEYDQKAADAKEKITASSGDKSVAILWLVQKSFFIVDETRSSGSVLYGDLGLKLPNLVTEIPADSRATWNPISLEKLAELTADHIFLVNSDKTDASEILNGPIWKGIPAVKAGNVTELSASSSWLYSGAYANSKTIDDVLSALVK is encoded by the coding sequence ATGTTTTTGTTTGATCAAAAGAAATCCGGGAGTAGGAAGCTGGTCTTGGCCGGCCTCTTGACAATGACTGTATTCTTGTCCGCTTGCGGCAATAACAACAATGGCAATGCGGCAAATTCTAGTGCTGCACCTGCGGCAACCGCTGAGGCTACAACTGCACCAACAGAAACCGCTGCTCCGGCTGCGGAGAAGACTGTGACTGATGCCATGGGGCATAAAGTAACTGTTCCTGCAAATCCACAGCGTGTGCTTGGTTCTTATCTGGAAGACTATCTGGTAACACTCGGGGTAACTCCAGTTGCCCAATGGTCCGTGTCAAACGGGATTCAGGACTACTTGTCCGACGCGCTTAAAGATGTGCCTACGATCAGCTACGATCTTCCGCTGGAGGCTGTAACCAGCTTCGCACCGGACTTCCATATCGTCCAGTCTGAAGGCAGTGTGCAGAACGGTCTGTATGATCAGCTGAACAAAATCGCGCCTACCTATGTACTGGGCGATGAGATCAGCAAGGACTGGCGCAAAACGCTGCTTACAATCGGTGAACTGCTGAATAAGACTCCTGAGGCTGAACAAGCGATTGCTGAATACGACCAAAAGGCTGCAGACGCTAAGGAAAAAATTACAGCATCATCCGGTGACAAATCCGTTGCCATTTTGTGGCTGGTGCAAAAGAGCTTCTTTATTGTGGATGAAACACGCAGCAGTGGCTCTGTATTATACGGCGACCTTGGCTTGAAGCTTCCTAACCTTGTAACAGAGATTCCGGCTGACTCCAGAGCGACCTGGAATCCTATATCACTTGAGAAACTGGCTGAACTGACTGCTGATCATATTTTCCTTGTGAACAGCGATAAAACAGATGCATCAGAAATTCTGAACGGACCCATCTGGAAGGGGATTCCTGCTGTTAAGGCAGGAAATGTTACAGAACTCAGTGCATCCAGCAGCTGGCTCTACAGCGGTGCTTATGCTAACTCCAAAACGATTGATGATGTGCTTAGCGCGCTTGTAAAATAA
- a CDS encoding disulfide oxidoreductase: MKFSTFCRRHCLYLAWFVSIIAVAGSLYLSEVLKYEPCKLCWFQRIFMYPQLFLLGIATYRGDKRIIPYVLPLSIIGGSISLYHYSEQKIPALSKVLPCTIGVPCNQDYINLLGFITIPLMALTAFVLITILLWTGRKTDQME, from the coding sequence ATGAAATTCTCTACCTTTTGCCGCCGCCACTGTCTGTATTTGGCCTGGTTTGTGTCCATCATTGCCGTTGCCGGCAGCTTGTACTTAAGTGAAGTCCTCAAATATGAACCCTGTAAGCTGTGCTGGTTCCAGCGTATCTTTATGTATCCGCAGCTGTTTCTGCTTGGAATTGCCACGTACCGGGGGGATAAGCGCATCATTCCCTACGTATTGCCTTTAAGTATTATTGGCGGGAGCATCTCATTGTATCACTATTCCGAGCAGAAGATTCCTGCGCTGAGCAAAGTGCTTCCTTGCACCATCGGCGTTCCTTGTAATCAGGATTATATTAACTTATTGGGGTTCATTACAATTCCTTTAATGGCTCTGACAGCGTTTGTGCTGATCACAATATTGCTGTGGACCGGACGCAAGACTGATCAGATGGAATAG
- a CDS encoding APC family permease, with translation MVSKVKRLLIGRPMKSNELDHEKLSKVKALAVLSSDALSSVAYGTEQILIVLVAAGFTAIWYSLPIALAVLGLLAILILSYRQTIFAYPQGGGAYIVAKSNLGVPTGLLAGGSLLVDYILTVAVSASAGTDAITSAFPGLHDHSVLIAVSVILLLTIVNLRGVTESASFIAIPVYLFVVSIFVLIVAGVFKYMTGGAHANVPEIGSAVSNVSLFLLLKAFSSGCSALTGVEAVSNAIPNFKAPAEKNAAKTLMMMGLILGIMFTGITLLAYWYGVMPDEKATVVSQIAESTFGRGGLYFFIQGITAVILFLAANTAYSAFPLLAFMFAKDKYLPHAFMVRGDRLGFSNGIIFLGVLSALLVAAFHGNTESLIPLYAVGVFIPFTLSQLGMMVHWYKDKPKGWQNKFAVNTVGMLTTLTITLIFIITKFSSVWMAFIFLPVVMIVFHRIHGHYQNTADQLRICPSTDKPCIKGSTVVVPVAGVTRAVLHSISYAKSLTENVVAVYVGFDEEEIHKMEQKWEEWNPGVRLIVLRSRYRSIIRPLVKFIDTVEWKTASTDHITILIPQFITKHWWQAILHNQTSLFIRSYLMNQKDIVVATVPYHLHK, from the coding sequence ATGGTAAGCAAGGTAAAACGACTATTGATCGGGCGTCCGATGAAGTCGAACGAACTCGATCATGAAAAGTTATCCAAGGTGAAAGCACTGGCTGTCCTGTCTTCTGATGCGCTCTCGTCTGTAGCCTACGGAACGGAACAAATCCTGATTGTACTGGTGGCCGCAGGTTTCACTGCCATCTGGTACTCACTGCCAATTGCATTAGCCGTTCTGGGCTTGCTGGCCATACTTATTTTGTCCTATCGCCAGACGATCTTCGCTTATCCGCAAGGGGGCGGGGCATACATCGTGGCCAAGAGCAATCTCGGTGTTCCTACCGGCCTGTTAGCCGGAGGCTCTTTATTGGTAGATTATATTCTTACTGTTGCGGTTAGTGCCTCAGCCGGTACAGACGCGATTACATCCGCTTTTCCAGGTTTGCATGATCATTCTGTACTGATTGCGGTATCCGTTATTTTACTGTTAACAATTGTCAATCTGCGCGGTGTTACGGAATCGGCTTCTTTTATAGCAATCCCGGTATATTTGTTCGTAGTATCTATCTTTGTCCTGATTGTTGCCGGAGTATTCAAATACATGACCGGCGGCGCTCATGCCAATGTGCCTGAAATCGGGTCTGCTGTATCAAACGTCAGCCTGTTCCTCTTGCTTAAGGCGTTCAGCTCCGGCTGTTCAGCCTTGACCGGGGTAGAAGCGGTATCGAATGCTATCCCGAACTTCAAGGCGCCGGCCGAAAAAAATGCAGCCAAAACCTTGATGATGATGGGGCTTATCCTTGGTATTATGTTTACAGGAATCACCCTGCTGGCCTACTGGTACGGAGTAATGCCTGATGAAAAAGCAACCGTTGTTTCGCAAATTGCTGAATCCACTTTCGGCCGCGGCGGTTTGTACTTCTTCATTCAAGGGATCACGGCAGTGATTTTGTTCCTGGCAGCAAATACGGCATACTCGGCATTCCCGCTGCTTGCCTTTATGTTCGCCAAAGACAAATATCTGCCCCATGCCTTTATGGTCCGCGGAGACCGGCTGGGCTTCTCTAATGGTATTATTTTTCTCGGTGTGCTATCAGCATTGCTGGTTGCTGCATTCCACGGAAATACAGAAAGCCTGATTCCGCTCTATGCGGTAGGGGTATTTATCCCATTCACTTTATCCCAGCTTGGAATGATGGTGCATTGGTATAAAGACAAACCAAAAGGCTGGCAAAACAAATTTGCCGTCAATACAGTGGGTATGCTCACTACACTTACGATTACACTGATTTTCATTATTACGAAATTCTCAAGTGTCTGGATGGCTTTCATCTTTCTGCCGGTTGTTATGATCGTATTCCACCGCATTCACGGCCATTATCAGAATACGGCAGATCAGCTGCGCATTTGTCCATCTACAGATAAACCGTGTATCAAGGGAAGTACCGTAGTGGTTCCAGTCGCTGGTGTTACACGTGCCGTGCTGCATTCGATCAGCTATGCGAAGTCTTTGACCGAAAATGTGGTCGCTGTGTATGTTGGTTTTGATGAAGAAGAGATTCACAAGATGGAGCAAAAGTGGGAGGAATGGAATCCGGGCGTACGCCTGATTGTCCTTCGTTCCCGTTACCGCAGCATCATCCGTCCGTTAGTGAAGTTTATTGATACGGTAGAGTGGAAGACAGCCTCGACGGACCATATTACAATACTGATTCCACAATTTATCACTAAGCATTGGTGGCAGGCGATTCTCCATAACCAGACCAGCTTGTTCATCCGCTCGTATTTAATGAATCAAAAAGATATTGTTGTAGCGACAGTACCTTATCATTTGCACAAATAG
- a CDS encoding DsbA family protein, with translation MSQNKRKTAAIPQMSKQEKRKAELEQQKQKTRILIVSTIALVVIIFVGLYLLAAKDNSNEVSSAEPLSFNYSELPRLGKEDAPVKIVEFGDFKCPACAQFTGVIKPQIVQEYVNQDKAAFYFVNMAFIGPDSTTASLAALSVYHQNSDAFWTYYDALYANQGDENKEWATTDYLVDLARKENLPVDFDLLRKDIEDKTYMDELQTDIDLAKNAGVSSTPTVFVNGVMVKEPFNIEAIDAQIKVASDAVDAE, from the coding sequence TTGAGCCAAAACAAACGGAAAACCGCCGCGATTCCCCAAATGAGCAAACAGGAGAAACGTAAGGCAGAGCTGGAACAGCAGAAGCAGAAAACGAGAATCCTGATTGTCAGCACAATAGCTTTAGTAGTCATTATCTTTGTAGGGTTATACTTGCTGGCAGCAAAGGACAATTCCAATGAGGTTTCTTCCGCCGAGCCGTTAAGTTTTAACTACAGTGAACTTCCAAGACTCGGAAAAGAGGATGCACCGGTCAAAATCGTCGAATTCGGTGATTTTAAATGCCCGGCCTGCGCTCAATTCACCGGTGTCATTAAGCCGCAGATTGTCCAGGAGTATGTGAATCAGGATAAAGCAGCCTTTTATTTTGTAAACATGGCTTTTATCGGACCGGATTCGACTACAGCCTCGCTTGCCGCATTGTCTGTCTATCATCAGAACAGTGATGCATTCTGGACCTATTATGACGCTCTATATGCCAATCAGGGCGACGAGAACAAGGAATGGGCGACCACAGACTATTTAGTGGATCTGGCCCGAAAGGAAAACCTGCCGGTTGACTTTGATCTGCTGCGCAAAGATATTGAAGACAAGACCTATATGGATGAACTACAGACCGATATTGACCTTGCTAAAAACGCAGGAGTTAGTTCAACACCAACCGTATTTGTTAACGGAGTGATGGTTAAAGAACCGTTTAATATTGAAGCCATCGACGCCCAGATCAAAGTCGCTTCTGATGCGGTGGATGCCGAGTGA
- a CDS encoding FecCD family ABC transporter permease: MAASTHSTAESTKMDGAMPLKSRPAAAAFILFFGLAAMLFGLALSVSVGAADIKLATVWEAVFRFNPDLQQHQIIRELRIPRALAGALVGACLAVAGAIMQGMTRNPLADSGLLGLNAGASAALALTFALAPASSFLYIMLYCFIGAAAASILVFGIGSLSHSGLTPLRLTLAGAAVSALLLAVSQGVAILFHLSQDIAFWMAGGIGGANWTQLRIMTPWITGALILAMLLSRSITLLSLGRDVAAGLGQRTRLVQFIGMIVVVILAGAAVSTVGPIAFVGLIIPHITRYLVGVDYRWILPCSAVLGSLLIIFADIAARLINAPYETPIGALIAVIGVPFFVYLASKRKGEL, encoded by the coding sequence ATGGCCGCATCTACACATTCTACAGCTGAATCTACAAAGATGGATGGAGCGATGCCACTGAAATCCAGACCGGCTGCGGCTGCTTTTATTTTATTTTTCGGACTTGCAGCAATGCTCTTCGGTCTCGCGCTTTCCGTATCGGTAGGTGCGGCAGATATCAAGCTGGCGACGGTCTGGGAAGCTGTATTCAGGTTTAACCCGGATCTGCAGCAGCATCAGATCATCAGGGAGCTGCGGATTCCCCGCGCACTGGCAGGCGCCTTAGTCGGAGCCTGTCTTGCCGTCGCGGGAGCAATTATGCAGGGAATGACCCGCAATCCGCTGGCAGACTCGGGTCTGCTTGGCCTGAATGCCGGTGCCAGTGCCGCTTTAGCATTAACCTTTGCCTTAGCACCAGCGTCATCCTTTTTATACATCATGTTGTATTGCTTCATCGGTGCCGCAGCCGCATCTATCCTGGTATTCGGGATAGGTTCACTTTCCCACAGCGGCCTGACGCCGCTGCGGCTGACTCTGGCAGGTGCAGCAGTAAGCGCGCTGTTACTTGCCGTGAGCCAAGGGGTAGCAATTCTGTTTCATCTATCCCAAGACATCGCCTTCTGGATGGCTGGCGGCATTGGTGGGGCCAATTGGACCCAGCTCAGAATCATGACACCATGGATTACAGGAGCACTGATTCTCGCCATGCTGCTGTCACGCTCGATTACCCTGCTGAGTCTGGGCCGGGATGTAGCGGCAGGGCTGGGGCAGCGCACAAGGCTAGTACAATTTATCGGGATGATAGTCGTTGTGATTCTGGCAGGGGCGGCTGTTTCGACGGTAGGACCTATCGCTTTTGTCGGGCTGATAATACCGCATATAACACGATATCTGGTCGGCGTGGATTACCGGTGGATTCTGCCCTGTTCGGCGGTGCTGGGAAGTCTTCTGATTATTTTTGCTGATATTGCGGCCAGACTTATTAATGCCCCTTATGAAACTCCGATTGGCGCTTTAATTGCTGTTATCGGCGTACCGTTTTTTGTATATTTGGCGAGCAAGCGGAAGGGGGAGCTATAA
- the murB gene encoding UDP-N-acetylmuramate dehydrogenase — translation MNINKIQEDLQKLLPNGVVRSGEVLKSYVFTQIGGKADILAAPVSYEEIRTIVTYARENHIPLTILGNGSNVIIRDGGIRGIVLQTSELSQIEIQGEVLVAQCGAKIIDASYYALEHQLSGLEFACGIPGTVGGALYMNAGAYGGEVKDVLESALALNQSGEMVTLRGDDLEWGYRHSIFASGEYIVLEARFALKQGDPAQIKASMDELTHLRESKQPLEYPSCGSVFKRPPGRYAGQLIQESGLQGTRIGGAEVSRKHAGFIVNADNATASDYIGLIHHVRAAVKDKFGVELETEVKIIGEE, via the coding sequence ATGAATATCAATAAAATTCAAGAAGATTTGCAGAAGCTGCTTCCCAATGGAGTAGTTAGAAGCGGTGAAGTGCTGAAATCTTATGTGTTCACCCAAATAGGAGGCAAAGCGGACATCCTGGCTGCGCCCGTTTCGTATGAGGAAATCCGAACCATAGTTACATATGCACGCGAGAATCACATTCCGCTCACCATTCTGGGTAACGGCTCGAATGTCATTATCCGTGATGGCGGTATAAGGGGGATTGTCCTTCAAACCTCGGAGCTTAGCCAAATAGAAATTCAAGGCGAGGTTCTTGTTGCCCAGTGCGGTGCTAAGATTATTGATGCCTCTTATTATGCCCTGGAGCATCAGCTGTCAGGTCTGGAATTTGCCTGTGGTATTCCTGGAACAGTAGGCGGAGCTCTGTATATGAACGCCGGAGCATACGGGGGAGAAGTGAAGGATGTACTGGAGAGTGCCCTTGCCCTTAACCAATCGGGTGAAATGGTCACTTTACGGGGAGATGATCTGGAATGGGGGTACCGGCACAGCATCTTCGCCAGTGGAGAATATATTGTGCTGGAGGCGCGGTTTGCCCTGAAGCAGGGGGATCCGGCTCAGATCAAAGCGTCAATGGATGAGCTTACCCATTTGCGGGAGTCAAAGCAGCCTCTCGAATATCCTTCATGCGGCAGTGTCTTCAAACGGCCGCCCGGGCGTTATGCCGGCCAGTTAATACAGGAAAGCGGTCTGCAGGGAACACGGATCGGCGGTGCAGAGGTTTCCCGTAAGCATGCCGGATTTATTGTGAACGCGGATAATGCAACTGCAAGTGATTATATCGGGCTGATTCATCACGTGCGTGCTGCAGTTAAAGACAAATTCGGCGTTGAACTGGAGACCGAAGTGAAGATCATCGGAGAAGAATAA
- a CDS encoding (2Fe-2S)-binding protein, whose protein sequence is MDEAQTPELIKHFGSKFDLHPTAPEGARYSFAARELTREDGMRAFIDCYRPIIKGLDDKVAASYFAGSFGNVALAVQYAISVYSAMPKVSLSDLSVHLIPAEGYWRVAFSLDTWTFSPAPADPEQRISWRNGRLTQFYQETAAPLLSVLSNVTGLGISEIWGQLPTKFNYYIEMLAAGSNNGLMQTIQADYRYLTDEMPAAVFQLARNPFHVKVRKVEALADPASTVQMRNRCCLYYRTEGGSYCYTCPRLTEEERAKRRAEYRNSTASAQA, encoded by the coding sequence ATGGATGAGGCACAGACACCTGAACTGATAAAACACTTTGGCAGCAAATTTGATCTTCATCCTACAGCACCAGAGGGTGCGAGGTATTCTTTTGCCGCCAGAGAGCTGACCCGTGAAGACGGCATGAGGGCTTTTATAGATTGCTACCGGCCAATCATCAAGGGGCTGGATGACAAAGTAGCGGCGTCTTATTTCGCCGGGTCATTTGGCAACGTCGCACTTGCCGTGCAGTACGCAATTTCTGTTTACTCCGCGATGCCGAAGGTCAGTTTGTCCGACCTGTCGGTACACCTCATTCCTGCTGAAGGGTATTGGCGGGTAGCCTTTTCCTTGGACACATGGACCTTCAGTCCTGCTCCTGCGGATCCTGAACAGCGGATTTCTTGGCGAAACGGCAGGTTAACACAATTCTACCAGGAAACTGCAGCACCTCTGCTGAGTGTATTATCTAATGTCACTGGCCTTGGGATTAGTGAGATTTGGGGCCAGCTGCCAACCAAATTTAATTACTATATAGAAATGCTGGCTGCCGGCAGCAATAACGGCCTCATGCAGACCATACAAGCTGACTACAGGTATCTGACGGACGAAATGCCTGCAGCGGTATTTCAGCTTGCGAGAAATCCGTTTCACGTGAAGGTACGGAAGGTGGAAGCACTTGCCGATCCGGCTTCGACGGTCCAAATGCGCAACCGCTGCTGCCTTTACTACCGTACAGAAGGGGGAAGCTACTGCTATACTTGCCCCCGGCTGACAGAGGAAGAACGGGCCAAACGCAGAGCCGAATACCGTAACAGCACTGCTTCGGCGCAGGCTTAG
- a CDS encoding ATP-binding protein, whose protein sequence is MLHHQDHYSELLVLFSVVIALLTCFATLDLTERLVRGKRGYRFILVISCILGTGMWSMHYIGMRAMKLEVTVSYDLPLLLLSLVVSIAASYALLLLLSSPYTRSKGYLAFGGILFSSGILIMHFSGIMSMKFAGDYEQSQFSVLLSIVFSLAVPVITASYKPKWIENDYNMFTAKKILLVSVLTASLTGTHYAAMSGASFPADETLIYSSTAPLLADSFLGMILAGSFILIVLIVLILLYKDRKRVLFSAKFNEQRYTALFESSPDMVLCIDPFRKKVISANPSLRQTTGYEKEELGDYKKILCTAEDEALLKAAVKQAVEGHSAKLELAVKIKSGGSLICSTTVFPLINDKQRLVYIVAEDVTAIVKFQQELIIAKEAAESADRMKSEFLAIMSHEIRTPLNGIIGINQLLAEDIENPDQQEMLRLQYRSSQALLNVISDVLDISRLESDGMQLRSETFQLPVLLEECIDLFEATAREKNLQLHLQVSQDIPEYLVGDSLRIRQIMVNLIGNAVKFTPFGDIHVTVESSGGQENGQGLTFRIKDTGIGIPPEKLELLFQPFTQLDASHSRQYQGTGLGLAICKKLIELMNGRIWAESEVDKGTEFILNIRLPSAETEPRQVQDKSEQKGRQMKPEAV, encoded by the coding sequence ATGCTGCATCATCAGGATCATTACAGTGAGCTGCTGGTCCTCTTTTCCGTTGTAATAGCATTACTTACCTGTTTTGCAACCCTTGATCTGACAGAACGGCTGGTTCGCGGTAAGCGAGGGTATCGCTTTATTCTTGTAATATCCTGCATCCTGGGCACTGGGATGTGGAGTATGCATTATATCGGCATGCGGGCGATGAAACTGGAGGTCACTGTATCGTATGATCTTCCGTTGCTGCTGCTGTCCCTGGTTGTGTCCATAGCCGCGTCTTACGCGCTTCTTCTGCTCCTTAGTAGTCCTTACACACGCAGCAAGGGTTATTTGGCGTTCGGCGGTATATTGTTCAGCAGCGGTATTCTCATCATGCATTTTAGCGGAATTATGTCTATGAAGTTTGCCGGTGATTATGAGCAGAGTCAGTTTTCTGTCCTTCTGTCCATTGTATTCTCTTTAGCTGTTCCAGTTATTACTGCTTCTTATAAACCCAAATGGATAGAAAATGACTATAACATGTTCACGGCGAAAAAAATATTGCTTGTATCCGTACTGACCGCTTCCTTAACAGGAACACATTATGCAGCGATGTCAGGTGCGTCCTTTCCGGCAGACGAGACACTCATTTATTCAAGTACAGCTCCCTTACTGGCGGATTCGTTCCTCGGTATGATCCTTGCCGGTTCGTTTATATTAATCGTATTAATCGTACTGATTCTTCTTTATAAAGACCGTAAACGGGTCCTCTTCTCGGCAAAATTCAATGAACAGCGGTATACGGCATTGTTTGAATCCAGCCCGGATATGGTGCTCTGTATCGATCCGTTCCGTAAAAAAGTCATTAGCGCCAATCCTTCATTGCGGCAAACGACCGGCTATGAAAAGGAAGAGCTGGGTGATTACAAAAAAATCCTGTGCACTGCAGAGGATGAGGCCTTACTTAAGGCAGCGGTTAAGCAGGCGGTGGAAGGACACTCTGCCAAGCTGGAACTTGCAGTGAAAATAAAAAGCGGCGGAAGTCTGATCTGCAGTACCACTGTCTTTCCGCTCATCAATGACAAGCAGCGGCTCGTATATATCGTTGCTGAGGATGTAACCGCAATTGTTAAGTTTCAACAGGAGCTGATTATTGCCAAGGAAGCGGCGGAAAGCGCAGACCGGATGAAAAGTGAATTTCTGGCCATAATGAGCCATGAAATCAGAACACCGCTGAACGGGATTATTGGAATTAATCAACTTTTGGCAGAGGATATTGAGAATCCGGATCAGCAGGAAATGCTGCGGCTGCAATATAGAAGCAGTCAGGCGCTGCTTAATGTTATAAGTGATGTTCTGGATATTTCCCGTCTGGAATCAGATGGAATGCAGCTGCGTAGTGAAACCTTTCAACTGCCTGTATTGCTGGAGGAATGTATTGATTTGTTTGAGGCAACCGCCAGAGAAAAGAATCTGCAGCTCCATTTGCAGGTATCGCAGGATATTCCAGAATATTTGGTCGGAGACAGCTTAAGGATCCGTCAAATTATGGTGAATCTAATCGGTAATGCCGTGAAATTCACTCCGTTTGGTGATATACATGTAACAGTAGAATCCTCTGGTGGGCAAGAGAATGGCCAGGGCTTAACATTCCGGATAAAAGATACAGGAATCGGAATTCCTCCGGAAAAACTGGAGCTGCTGTTTCAGCCGTTCACCCAGCTGGATGCCTCCCATAGCAGGCAGTATCAAGGTACAGGGCTGGGCCTCGCAATTTGCAAGAAGCTGATAGAGCTAATGAATGGACGAATCTGGGCAGAATCGGAGGTTGATAAAGGTACAGAGTTTATTTTGAATATTAGGCTGCCGTCCGCGGAGACAGAGCCCCGGCAAGTGCAGGATAAGAGTGAACAGAAGGGGAGGCAAATGAAACCGGAGGCCGTGTAA
- a CDS encoding ABC transporter ATP-binding protein, whose protein sequence is MSERLNTEQLSIGYAEATIVNGLNLSLPTGKITALVGANGSGKSTILKTMARIMKPKSGSVMLDGKSIHTLSTKEVARQLAILPQNPTAPDGLTVSELVGYGRYPHQKGFGTMTPEDRSIIANAITVTGMEEFHDRPIDRLSGGQRQRAWIAMALAQQTDILFLDEPTTFLDMAHQLEVLQLLQKLNEEEGRTIIMVVHDLNHASRYAQHMVAIKSGTVISEGTPAEVMTPDVLRKVFGIECDIVPDPRTGVPLCLPYELAASKAAGL, encoded by the coding sequence ATGTCAGAACGATTGAACACAGAACAGCTAAGCATTGGGTATGCGGAGGCTACGATTGTTAATGGCTTGAACCTGTCGCTTCCGACTGGAAAAATCACGGCGCTGGTAGGGGCAAACGGCTCCGGGAAATCAACCATTCTCAAAACCATGGCACGGATTATGAAGCCTAAGAGCGGTAGTGTCATGCTGGACGGAAAGTCGATTCATACGCTGTCCACAAAAGAAGTGGCCCGCCAGTTGGCGATTCTGCCGCAGAATCCGACAGCTCCCGACGGACTAACGGTATCCGAACTGGTTGGGTATGGCCGCTATCCGCACCAAAAAGGATTCGGAACGATGACGCCTGAGGACCGCAGCATTATCGCAAATGCGATTACGGTGACCGGAATGGAGGAGTTCCACGATCGCCCCATAGACCGCCTCTCCGGCGGCCAGCGCCAGCGCGCCTGGATAGCTATGGCCCTAGCCCAGCAGACAGATATTCTGTTCCTGGATGAACCGACTACCTTCCTTGATATGGCTCACCAGCTGGAAGTGCTGCAGCTATTACAGAAATTGAATGAGGAAGAAGGGCGAACTATCATCATGGTTGTGCATGATTTGAACCATGCTTCCCGTTATGCACAGCATATGGTGGCGATTAAATCGGGTACGGTAATCAGTGAAGGTACTCCGGCAGAGGTTATGACACCCGATGTTCTCCGCAAAGTTTTTGGTATTGAATGTGACATTGTTCCAGATCCGCGCACCGGCGTGCCATTGTGCCTGCCTTATGAGCTTGCGGCCTCAAAGGCAGCTGGTTTGTAG